A DNA window from Drosophila pseudoobscura strain MV-25-SWS-2005 chromosome 2, UCI_Dpse_MV25, whole genome shotgun sequence contains the following coding sequences:
- the ksr gene encoding kinase suppressor of Ras 1: MSSAAQLTTSGVSNNNAATDSSSNANANESGSSDSNLIIIQDMIDLSANHLEGLRTQCATSSMLTQQEIRCLESKLVRYFSELLLTKIRLNERIPANGLLPHATGNELKQWLRVVGLSQESLSVCLTRLTTLEQTLQLSDEELKQLLAENPNQREEELRRLTRAMQNLRKCMDTLEANTASNNDPEQWHWDSWDRPIHIHRGSVGNIGLGLGLNTASPRAHHRQHATKGKSGSSNASTSRSGRQSPTSMPATATEDMTGSTQGSQMTLTLTPSPPNSPFTPSSGTTAVSSSLNGTPQRSRGSGTPPPARKHKTTLFNQAGADIEPPAPPRNRLPTDPSPDSHSSASSEIFGESSNSNPLASIGNSSNVLLVPCSPGVGPVGMGHTIKHRFTKQIGFMATCTLCQKQVFSRWLKCIDCKFICHKSCAPHAPPSCGLPREYVDEFRHIKEQQGGYSTLPHVHSSSKGSPLVKKSTLHKPLQQHHGDSSSPSSSCTNSTPSSPALFHQRERDLQDHAGSYGGSSAGGGSSSSANLLLTPSLTKHHQQQSQFNFPNVTITSSSGGGGGNTGSASHNVQTLISNEALAEYQAAPPSLVNSMNGGGLMDSLVNSSNGHISSLIHSQVSNVSNASNATTSLVNSTTTTSTTSSFFPRKLSTAGVDKRAPNTSEYTDTHKSNDSDKTVSLTGSASTDSDRTPVRLDSTEDGDSGQWRQNSISLKEWDIPYGDLRLLERIGQGRFGTVHRALWHGDVAVKLLNEDYLQDEHMLETFRNEVANFKKTRHENLVLFMGACMNPPYLAIVTSLCKGNTLFTYIHQRREKFAMNRTLVIAQQIAQGMGYLHARDIIHKDLRTKNIFIENGKVIITDFGLFSSTKLLYCDIGLGVPHNWLCYMAPELIRALMPKKPKGECLQFTYYSDVYSFGTVWYELICGEFTFKDQPAESIIWQVGRGMKQSLANLQSGREVKDLLMLCWAYEKEQRPRFAQLLYKLEQLPKKRLARSPSHPVNLSRSAESVF; encoded by the coding sequence atgagcAGCGCCGCCCAGCTGACGACGTCGGGagtcagcaacaacaatgccgCCACTGACTCCAGCTCCAATGCAAATGCCAACGAGTCGGGCTCCAGCGACAGCAACCTAATCATTATCCAGGACATGATTGATCTCTCGGCCAACCATTTGGAGGGTCTGCGCACCCAGTGCGCCACCAGTTCGATGCTGACGCAACAGGAGATACGCTGCCTGGAGTCCAAGCTGGTGCGCTACTTCTCCGAGCTGCTGCTGACCAAGATACGTCTCAACGAACGCATCCCGGCCAACGGTCTGCTGCCCCATGCCACGGGCAATGAGCTGAAGCAGTGGCTGCGCGTGGTGGGCCTTAGCCAGGAGTCGCTAAGTGTGTGTCTGACCAGGCTGACAACTCTGGAGCAGACGCTGCAGCTGAGCGATGAGGAGCtcaagcagctgctggccgagAACCCCAACCAgcgggaggaggagctgcgtCGCCTGACCAGGGCCATGCAGAATCTCCGCAAATGCATGGACACGCTGGAGGCCAATACGGCCAGCAATAACGACCCGGAGCAATGGCACTGGGACTCATGGGACCGACCCATACACATCCATCGCGGGAGTGTGGGAAATAttggcctgggtctgggtctgaaCACCGCCTCCCCAAGAGCGCATCATCGACAGCATGCTACTAAGGGGAAGAGTGGTTCAAGCAATGCCTCAACCTCGCGCAGTGGCCGCCAATCGCCCACATCGATGCCGGCGACGGCCACGGAGGACATGACAGGCAGCACGCAGGGATCCCAAATGACGCTAACGCTGACGCCTTCGCCACCCAACTCCCCCTTCACACCCTCCAGCGGGACGACTGCTGTGAGCAGCAGTCTGAATGGAACACCACAGAGGAGTCGTGGCAGCGGCACCCCACCGCCCGCCAGGAAGCACAAAACGACCCTCTTTAATCAGGCGGGGGCGGATATTGAGCCGCCCGCACCACCACGCAATCGCCTGCCCACAGACCCCAGCCCGGACAGCCACAGCTCCGCCAGTTCGGAAATATTTGGCGAGAGCAGTAATAGCAATCCATTGGCTTCCATTGGGAATTCCTCGAACGTCCTACTAGTTCCATGCTCTCCCGGCGTGGGCCCTGTCGGGATGGGACACACCATAAAACATCGGTTCACGAAACAAATAGGATTCATGGCCACCTGCACACTGTGCCAAAAACAGGTATTTTCGAGGTGGCTCAAGTGCATCGACTGCAAGTTCATTTGCCACAAAAGCTGTGCCCCCCACGCACCACCCTCGTGTGGCTTGCCCCGCGAATATGTCGATGAGTTTCGGCACatcaaggagcagcagggcgGCTACTCCACCCTGCCGCACGTGCATAGCTCGAGCAAGGGATCGCCGTTGGTGAAGAAGAGCACCCTGCACaagccactgcagcagcatcatggCGACAGCAGTTCGCCCAGTTCCAGCTGCACCAACTCCACGCCCAGCAGTCCGGCTCTGTTTCATCAGCGCGAACGGGACCTGCAGGACCACGCCGGCAGCTATGGCGGCTCGTCggctggcggcggcagcagttCCAGTGCCAATCTCCTGCTCACTCCCTCCCTCACCaagcaccatcagcagcagagtcAATTCAACTTTCCCAATGTgaccatcaccagcagcagcggcggcggcggaggaaACACCGGCAGTGCCTCGCATAATGTGCAAACCCTCATCTCCAACGAGGCCCTGGCGGAGTATCAGGCAGCTCCCCCTTCGTTGGTAAACAGCATGAATGGTGGCGGATTAATGGACAGCCTGGTTAACAGCTCCAATGGTCACATCAGCTCGCTAATCCACAGTCAAGTGTCGAATGTGTCGAACGCCTCGAATGCCACAACCAGTCTAGTGAACTCTACGACCACCACGAGCACTACGAGCAGCTTCTTTCCACGTAAACTGAGCACGGCGGGCGTGGACAAGAGGGCGCCCAACACCAGCGAGTACACAGACACCCATAAGTCGAACGACAGCGATAAGACCGTGTCGCTAACGGGCAGTGCCAGCACAGACTCGGATCGCACACCCGTGCGGCTGGACTCCACAGAGGATGGGGACTCGGGCCAGTGGCGACAGAACTCCATATCACTCAAAGAGTGGGATATACCCTATGGGGATCTGCGGCTGTTGGAACGGATTGGCCAGGGGCGCTTTGGCACCGTTCATCGAGCGCTGTGGCACGGCGATGTGGCGGTGAAGCTGCTCAACGAGGACTACCTACAGGACGAACATATGCTGGAGACGTTTCGCAACGAGGTGGCTAACTTCAAGAAGACGCGGCACGAGAATCTGGTGCTCTTTATGGGCGCCTGCATGAATCCGCCGTACCTGGCCATTGTCACATCGCTGTGCAAGGGCAACACCTTGTTCACGTACATCCATCAGCGACGGGAGAAGTTCGCCATGAACCGAACGTTGGTGATTGCCCAGCAAATAGCCCAGGGTATGGGCTATCTGCATGCACGGGACATCATACACAAGGATCTGCGCACCAAGAACATATTCATTGAGAACGGCAAAGTGATCATCACGGACTTTGGCCTCTTCAGCTCCACCAAACTGCTGTACTGTGATATAGGCTTAGGAGTACCCCACAACTGGTTGTGCTACATGGCCCCGGAGCTGATACGTGCCCTCATGCCGAAGAAGCCGAAGGGCGAGTGCCTGCAGTTCACCTACTATTCGGATGTCTACTCGTTCGGTACCGTCTGGTACGAGCTCATTTGCGGCGAGTTTACGTTCAAGGATCAGCCGGCCGAATCGATTATCTGGCAGGTGGGACGCGGCATGAAGCAGTCGCTGGCCAACCTACAGTCTGGCCGTGAGGTCAAGGATCTGCTGATGCTGTGCTGGGCCTACGAAAAGGAGCAACGCCCCCGGTTTGCCCAACTCTTGTACAAGCTGGAGCAATTGCCCAAGAAGCGACTGGCTAGAAGTCCCTCGCATCCCGTCAATCTATCCCGCTCCGCGGAGTCTGTGTTCTGA